GAGATGTGGAGGCTAGTGGGTCCACCGCTGGATAGATCCCCATCTCAGAAAGACGACGCTCCAAGTTGGTTGTGGCATCCAAGTGAGCGAATGTTGTTGCAGGAGCAGGGTCAGTATAGTCATCGGCAGGTACATAAATAGCCTGGATGGAAGTGATTGACCCCTTCTTAGTAGAAGTGATCCGCTCTTGTAAGGCACCCATTTCTGTAGCAAGGGTTGGTTGGTAACCTACAGCTGAAGGCATACGGCCTAGCAACGCAGATACCTCGGAACCTGCTTGGGTAAAACGGAAGATATTATCGATAAAGAGCAATACGTCTTGCCCTAGTTCATCACGGAAGTATTCAGCCATGGTTAGACCAGTAAGCGCCACGCGCATCCGAGCGCCAGGTGGTTCGTTCATCTGACCGAAGACCATCGCTGTCTTCTTAATAACTCCAGAGTCTTTCATTTCGAAGTAGAGGTCATTCCCTTCACGGGTACGCTCCCCTACCCCAGCAAATACAGAAATACCACCATGTTCTTGAGCGATATTATGAATCAGTTCTTGAATCAATACGGTCTTACCTACACCGGCACCACCGAATAGCCCGATCTTACCACCCTTTACATAAGGGGCAAGTAGGTCGATAACCTTGATCCCTGTTTCGAGAATCTCAGTTTTCGTAGAAAGATCATCATATGCTGGTGCAGGGCGATGGATAGGATAGTGTTGTGCTGCCTTCACATCCCCTTGCATATCGATGCTTTCACCTAATACGTTAAATACACGGCCTAGTGTACCTTCACCTACTGGCACACTGATTGGCTTCCCTGTATCGAGCACCTCGATCCCCCGAACCAATCCGTCGGTGGAGGACATGGCTACGGTACGAACGACGTTATCTCCAAGATGGAGTGCAACTTCAAGGGTAAGGTGAATACTTACTTCGCCTTTGTTTTTTGCTTCGTGATCGATACGTAATGCATTGTATAAGTCAGGTAGTTGGCCTTGTTCAAACTGTACGTCAACAACAGGGCCCATTACCTGAAGAACACGTCCCTTGTTCATCCATTTCCCTCCTCACTCTGTGATTCCTTATTCAAGGGCAGAAGCACCTGCCACAATTTCCGTAATCTCTTGTGTGATGGATGCTTGACGCGCTTTGTTAAATTGAAGCGTATACGACTTAATCACTTCTTCAGCATTATCGGTCGCATTGGTCATTGCACTCATCCGTGCGGCATGTTCTGCTGCTTTGGCATCTAACAGCGCACTATAAATCAACGTTTCTGCATACTTTGGTAACAGTACATTCAAAACTTCAGCATTGGATGGTTCGAAGATATAGGTTGTTTGAGCTGTTTTTTGCTCGCCTTCTTCAAGATTCTCCAATGGAAGCAAGCGTTTTTCTGTTGGCTGTTGTGTGATGGGATTTACGAAGTGATTATAGAAGAGATAGAGCTCATCATATTCACCTTCGCTGAAGTAGCTGACTGCCTTCTTAGCTAGGGTTTCGATCCCTGCAAAGCTAGGCTGGTCTGGTACACCCAATACCTTATCGATCACTTGGATACCAAGACGCTTACAGAACTCATAGCCGCTACGTCCCATAG
Above is a genomic segment from Rubeoparvulum massiliense containing:
- the atpD gene encoding F0F1 ATP synthase subunit beta produces the protein MNKGRVLQVMGPVVDVQFEQGQLPDLYNALRIDHEAKNKGEVSIHLTLEVALHLGDNVVRTVAMSSTDGLVRGIEVLDTGKPISVPVGEGTLGRVFNVLGESIDMQGDVKAAQHYPIHRPAPAYDDLSTKTEILETGIKVIDLLAPYVKGGKIGLFGGAGVGKTVLIQELIHNIAQEHGGISVFAGVGERTREGNDLYFEMKDSGVIKKTAMVFGQMNEPPGARMRVALTGLTMAEYFRDELGQDVLLFIDNIFRFTQAGSEVSALLGRMPSAVGYQPTLATEMGALQERITSTKKGSITSIQAIYVPADDYTDPAPATTFAHLDATTNLERRLSEMGIYPAVDPLASTSRALAPEIVGEEHYAIARKVQEVLQRYKELQDIIAILGMDELSEDDKLTVHRARRVQFFLSQNFHVAEQFTGQPGSYVPVNETVQGFKEILEGKYDDLPEDAFRLVGRIEDVVEKAKSMQV
- the atpG gene encoding ATP synthase F1 subunit gamma, whose translation is MASLRDIKTRITSTKKTKQITSAMELVSASKLRRAQERAQQSLPYAEKMRDVVLSIAGALSPEDKTHPMLISRPVKKTAYLLITSDRGLCGGYNANLFRKLLESIRSRHQSADEYVVFAMGRSGYEFCKRLGIQVIDKVLGVPDQPSFAGIETLAKKAVSYFSEGEYDELYLFYNHFVNPITQQPTEKRLLPLENLEEGEQKTAQTTYIFEPSNAEVLNVLLPKYAETLIYSALLDAKAAEHAARMSAMTNATDNAEEVIKSYTLQFNKARQASITQEITEIVAGASALE